One Mycolicibacterium doricum genomic window, GCCGACCTCACCGAAGACGCGCTGATCGAGTTCGCCCAGCAGGCCGGTGTGGGAGATATCGCTGCGTTCACCGCGGGAATGAGGGACGGTACGTTCAACGCCGCGATCGACGCTGATCTGGCTCAGGGCAACAGTATCGGGGTTCCGAGCACGCCGGCATTCGTTGTCAATGGTGTCCCGATGTTGGGCGCTCAACCCACCGAGATGTTCGTGCGCGCCATCGAGGATGCGGCCAAGCGACCGTGAGCAGCGTGGGGTTCGTCGGTGCTCTGCTGGCCGGTGTGGCCTCACTACTGAGTCCATGCTCCGCGCTGTTGCTCCCGTCGTTCTTCGCCTACGCGTTTGACCGCATGCACCGGCTGATCGGCCGCACCGTCGCGTTCTGGCTGGGCTTGTGTCTGGTGTTGGTACCTCTCGGCGCGGGGGTGGGCGCTGTAGGCAGCGCGGTGACGCGCTATCGGAGTGAGGTCACGATCGTCGGTGGCATCGTCATCATCGGATTCGGGATGATGACGTTGCTGGGCAAGGGGTTTGGGATACCCGGTGCTCAACGGCTGACCGCCCGCATCACCATCTCGACGACCCTGTCGGTGATTGCCCTGGGCGCGGTGTACGGGCTTGCCGGATTCTGCGCCGGCCCACTTCTGGGTGCCGTGCTCACCACGTCGGCGATGGGCGCCAATCCGGCCTACGGGGCACTGTTGATGGCGGTCTTCGCCCTCGGCATGGCATTACCGCTGTTCGTCCTGGCGATCCTGTGGGACCGCTTCGATCTTGCGCATCGCGGGTGGCTGCGCGGCCGGGCCCTGCGGATTGGGCCGGTGAACACACACAGCACGGCATTGCTGTCCGGCCTGATCATGATCGCGATCGGCCTGCTGTTCGTGCTCACCGACGGGACCGCCAACCTGGGCGGGGTGCTCGGCGTCGATGCACAATTTGACTTGCAGGTTTGGCTGGGGCGCATCGCGTCGCAGGTGAACGCGGCAGCGGTGGCACTCGTTACTGTGGTCGCGCTGCTGACCTGGCGTGGCGCCCGGCTCTGCCGGCGCAATTCTGCAGAGCGTTCCGTCGACGGCACTACTGCTGACGCCCCGATCGCCGGCGCGAAGCGCGGCCCGTGACCCGACAGGATACTATCTTTCTACGTAGGTAGCGTGACAGTAGGTTGGAAGGTAGGTGCTGTGGGAGAGCAGGGGCAGGGCTCACCGCCCGAGCCGGCGGCAAAGCTGCGGCAATTCGGCGAGCTGGAGGCCGTCGTCATGGATTTGCTCTGGTCGCGCAACGACCCAGCGACGGTGCGCAGCGTGCATGAAGAATTGAGTGCTACGCGTCAGATTGCGTACACCACGGCGATGTCGACGATGGATAACTTGTTTCGCAAGGGTTGGCTGCAACGGGAGAAAGTCGGTTTGGCCTATCACTACCGTCCGACGCTCAGTCGCGAAGAGCACTCGGCGAATCTGATGCGAACGGTGTTCAGATCCGGCGGTGACAGCGCATTGATCTTGAATTTCTTCTTCGACCAGATCGACGACAACGAGTCGGCGGAATTGCGCAAGGTGATCGACCGCCTTGCCAGCGGTGAGTCGTCATGAACTCGGTGACATTTCTCCTGCTTTATGCAGCGACCCTGAGCTGGCTGGCGCCGGTGGTGCTGACCCCTACCACAACACGCGGGGGCCATCCCAGGCTTGCGGTGGCCGCTTGGCTGGCCGCGGTCGGCACCGCGATCACCGCGTGGATGGGCGCCCTGGTGATCCTGATGTTCGGCGCGATTCACGCATTGATCACCCGGTCGACCCCAACGTTCTGCGTTCAGACGCTGGGCCTTACCGATGCCGTGCACCTGTCGACCTCGGTGGCAACCGCGCTGACGGCGGCTCTGCTGGGCCTCACCGCCGCGGTCGCGATGCATACCATTCGAAGGGTTGCGTCGGCCGCGGTCCGTACCCGGCGATGCAATCGGCACCATGCCGAGGCCGTGCAGATTGTTGGTCGGCCCACACCCCACCCCGGGGTGGTGTCGATCCAGTCCGACAAGCCGGCAGTGTACTGCGTAGCAGGAGGCGGTCGGCGAGCCATCGTCACAACCACGGCGGCATTAGAGCTACTCGACGGTGAAGGCCTGACGGCTGTCCTCGCCCACGAGCGGGCCCACCTAAGGGGCGGCCACCACCGTATCGTCGCGGCGCTCACCGCACTCGCGGTGGCGCTGAAGTGGCTACCGCTGATGCGCTGCGCCACCCAATCCGTCCCGCCACTGCTGGAGATGTGCGCCGACGACGCCGCCATCCGGGCGCACGGCCGCATGCCCTTGGTCACCAGTCTGGTGTTGCTCAGCACCGGGTATCGCCTACCTCGAGGATCACTTGCCGCGGCGGGGACCGCAGTCCTTGAGCGGCTTACGCGTCTGTCGCAATCGACGCCGCCGCGGATCTGGCGCACACGCGCCGGCGCATGCGCCGTCGCTGCCGTCTGCGCAGCGCCGGCACTGGCCTTCCTGTTCTGCATCTGAGTCCCGCTGCCTCGGAGGCTGTTCAGCTTCCCGGGTTGTCAGCGGCTTGTTTACGATGTCGGCTCGGCCGTTCGGCCGGTGGCGGTTGCGCAGCTGTCCGCGCTGCAGGGACGATTGCGCCACCGCCACAGCACCAAACCCCCCATCAACGCCACCGACACAACCGCGAGCACCGGTTGCGCCGGTGCCCACACCCCCAGAGCGCCAGTGGTGCCGATCGCAGCCAACACCACCTTGTTGCACAGGGGGCAACCAATCGCCAGCGTCGCCAGGGTAACGCCGCCAACGGCGGTACCAGACCCGCGCCAAGGGGCCGCGACGGCGAACCACAGGGTGGTCAATATGCCGACGGCGACCAGCGTGGGGTACTCCCACCATCGGACCGGAAGCTCGCGACCGAACCACGGCGTATCGATCACATCGGTAGGAATTGCCATCGTCACAACCGTGAGCACACCCAAGACTGCGGCACACCAATAGCGGTTGGCAGCGCTGACCGTAGCGCTGGCTCGTGTCGGCGGTGGGGTAG contains:
- a CDS encoding cytochrome c biogenesis CcdA family protein yields the protein MSSVGFVGALLAGVASLLSPCSALLLPSFFAYAFDRMHRLIGRTVAFWLGLCLVLVPLGAGVGAVGSAVTRYRSEVTIVGGIVIIGFGMMTLLGKGFGIPGAQRLTARITISTTLSVIALGAVYGLAGFCAGPLLGAVLTTSAMGANPAYGALLMAVFALGMALPLFVLAILWDRFDLAHRGWLRGRALRIGPVNTHSTALLSGLIMIAIGLLFVLTDGTANLGGVLGVDAQFDLQVWLGRIASQVNAAAVALVTVVALLTWRGARLCRRNSAERSVDGTTADAPIAGAKRGP
- a CDS encoding BlaI/MecI/CopY family transcriptional regulator, whose amino-acid sequence is MGEQGQGSPPEPAAKLRQFGELEAVVMDLLWSRNDPATVRSVHEELSATRQIAYTTAMSTMDNLFRKGWLQREKVGLAYHYRPTLSREEHSANLMRTVFRSGGDSALILNFFFDQIDDNESAELRKVIDRLASGESS
- a CDS encoding M56 family metallopeptidase — translated: MGALVILMFGAIHALITRSTPTFCVQTLGLTDAVHLSTSVATALTAALLGLTAAVAMHTIRRVASAAVRTRRCNRHHAEAVQIVGRPTPHPGVVSIQSDKPAVYCVAGGGRRAIVTTTAALELLDGEGLTAVLAHERAHLRGGHHRIVAALTALAVALKWLPLMRCATQSVPPLLEMCADDAAIRAHGRMPLVTSLVLLSTGYRLPRGSLAAAGTAVLERLTRLSQSTPPRIWRTRAGACAVAAVCAAPALAFLFCI